In Nissabacter sp. SGAir0207, the genomic stretch CTGGAGATCGAGAGATGAGTGAATTGGACGCACTGAAACAGCAAGTCTTTGAGGCCAACATGGCGCTGCCAGCCCATCGGCTGGTGACCTTTACTTGGGGCAATGTCAGCGGGATTGATCCCACACGGCAGTGGATGGTGATCAAGCCAAGCGGGGTGCGCTATGAGCAGCTCCGCCCAGAGGATATGGTAGTGGTGGATATGGCGGGCAAGGTGGTGGAGGGGCGCTACCGCCCCTCCTCGGATACCGCGACCCACCTGGCACTCTATCGCCACTATCCGTCGCTGGGCGGCATTGTGCATACCCACTCCACCTATGCCACCGCGTGGGCGCAGGCAGGGCGGGCGATCCCGGCGTTGGGTACCACCCATGCCGACTACTTCTTTGGGGAGATCGCCTGCACCCGCCCCCTGCGGCGCTGGGAAGTGGAGGGGGAGTATGAGCAGCAAACCGGGCAGGTGATCATTGAAACCGTCGGGCCGACAGAGGCGCTGCTCAGGCCGGGTGTGGTCGTCAGCCAGCATGGCCCATTCTGCTGGGGGCGATCGCCGGATGAGGCGGTACACAATGCGGTGGTGCTGGAGGAGGTGGCGAAGATGGCCTGGCTTGCCCACAGCCTTAACCCGACACCGCGCCCGTTGGATACCTTTTTGCTGGAGAAACACTTCCTGCGCAAACATGGTGCCACCGCCTACTACGGCCAGCCGGAGCCTTAAGAGGAGAGTGGGCCGCCGAGGGCGGCCCACTGTCGGGCAGAGCGTAGCTATCAAGCAAAACAGAATTGTCGGTCAGGCGCTGTAGCCAATCAGCTGCATCAGGCGTTGTGCCTGTACCACGGCCTCCTGACGGTGGGTGACGCCCAGCTTCTGGTAGAGGTTGCGGATATGGGTTTTGATGGTGGTGGCTGCCACATCCAGTTCACCGGCGATCTGGTCGTTGCTGTAGCCGGAGTAGATCAGCCCCAGTACCTGCCATTCACGTTGGGTCAGCGGGCTGGTGCGGATTAGCTCCGGGACGTGGGGGTGGGTCAGCAATTTCACCACAAAGTGTTCGTCAAAGTGGGCGAACTTGTGGCGATGATGCTGGTTGATATCGCGCAGGATGCGTTGCGCCCGGTGCTGCTCCAGCTCCGGCAGGGCATTGAGCTGAATAAGCTGGCGCAACTGCTGGGCCATCAACTCACCCTCAATCACAAAGTGGCTAATAAAGCCGGTGCGGTTGGCGAGCGTCAATGCCTCCATCAGCGCCTTTTGGGCCTCAACCTTACGTTCAGTTAGCCAGTAAAGGCGGTTGATGATCAGCAGGTTGCGGTTCAGGTCGCTGTAGAGTTTCAGCCGGCGGGCGTTGTCATTTAGCTCATCCAGCACCACCTCCGCCTCATCGTACTGGCCGAGCAAAATTTGGGTGCGGGCGATGTTGCGCCACTGCCCTTGCAGGAAGTGGTTGTCCGCCATGCCCGGTTTTTCGGCGTGGCGCAGCCAGTTGGCGGCGGCCGCGACGTCATTGGTCATCTGCCAGTAGATCACCCGCGCCTTGTCGGCATTGGTCAGCCAGTCGCGGTGATAGGCACCGCCCAGCAGCAGGGTTTCACAACTCTGCAAATGGCGGTGCGCATTGTCCAGATCGCCGCGCGCCAGCGAGCACTTCGCCAGCATCGCCAGACACTGCAACTGGTGCTGCGGCTGGTAGTTGTTCAATACCTCTAGCCCCTGTCGTGCCGCGCCTTCGGCTTCGTCCAGCCGCGCCCATGACCAGAGCAGCTGGGCGCGCAGGCGCAGCAAAAACTCATGCAGCGGTAACTGCTCAAGGTGCTGCTCGCGCACCAGTTCAAAGGCTTTGTCCTGCATCTCAAAGGCGGCTTGCAGGAAACCTTGGGCAATCAGGATCTCGCTCTGTTGCAGCAGTGCCCACAGGGCGTAGTGGGTAACCTCATGGCGGCGGGCCATCTGCTCCGTTTGCTGCATCATCGGCAGCGCGCGCGCCAGTTCGCCTTTGCAGTG encodes the following:
- a CDS encoding L-ribulose-5-phosphate 4-epimerase, coding for MDALKQQVFEANMALPAHRLVTFTWGNVSGIDPTRQWMVIKPSGVRYEQLRPEDMVVVDMAGKVVEGRYRPSSDTATHLALYRHYPSLGGIVHTHSTYATAWAQAGRAIPALGTTHADYFFGEIACTRPLRRWEVEGEYEQQTGQVIIETVGPTEALLRPGVVVSQHGPFCWGRSPDEAVHNAVVLEEVAKMAWLAHSLNPTPRPLDTFLLEKHFLRKHGATAYYGQPEP